Proteins from a genomic interval of Hoplias malabaricus isolate fHopMal1 chromosome 13, fHopMal1.hap1, whole genome shotgun sequence:
- the aatka gene encoding serine/threonine-protein kinase LMTK1 isoform X2 yields the protein MQFLEEAQPYRTLHHSALLQCLAQCTEVTPYLLIMEYCPLGDVKGYLRSCRASDSATPDPLILQRMACEIASGLLYLHKHNYIHSDLALRNCLLTSEMTVKIGDYGLSHSRYRDDYFVTADQIWVPLRWIAPELIDEVHGNLLVVDQTKASNVWSLGVTIWELFELGNQPYRHYSDRQVLTYAVKEQQLKLPKPLLKVPLSDRWYEVMQFCWLQPEQRPMAEEVHLLLSYLCAKGTSEAEEDFEKRWNSLRPSLGTGSAHRTPATSEVASSTSSFPLLEHFTADSFQSENGDDILTVTETSHGLNFEYKWEQARAEQPYCSSSASGPLGRSNPHYQDIYYPLNSTAGSCKRESLTLGVSPSYYESDHPGVVPVLSAHSPSVSSEYYIRIEEPVECNINLEESTLDFSPGVEASNSCFSPNNTENPTEAQRNTYWSAAKDSKSSACDSDGSPTIALTLMPLQREDLSPLESVDQSNQYFSPNDRERFHCEESISAELEAHLKRGQPSDSHLGSGSHRYTVVQDGPRGVSVSLSSPSLGHCDPYLEASQRIAEKSTANETYYDMMGNLHKNMPKPHYMSIDIEAGDGLLMGAGDPEDDNNMFTESEATNWTSNHSANNNSLNFDGRQSRGYNDAYLDLHQATPSSRVQNSRPRTKEERGDSKSNPFNTYRTNPYMDATGSNLSSVNIPYADSECGSYIRLCSEERKEAESFHSAPEKHQVINPAQKMAPHLHVKENRIYLPIGAYTSKNPVSLPAETAVTQEELLTDRSTSPAQDIKLRSEGPAALSGKKIPCPKALSECVLECSQTGDSWVEPSCSSISLVDIDDCSDDDMTDITSSVFPESPVDYTEVGDDDLVQRSLHREIRNHDTEDIIDLASSSSPCEAFIPDAYNMSLQPKSLDSGYDTENNESPEFVMRDLEGKPVLSTSMESECEMLLQMDLEDDVSDVVSSNCNLELRSLGERNQYRDSAYFSDYDTENDRSPCEGGSTFFDIQVEDEVFGHKPVKDITLRKAGREGEFPVNQREEGYQFARLTNSTDDAVLSAKQLGLERKNMESELGSCPATAPGITMLSPFPPEMGGCLTKESAPDDGLGLESEHSGEDPASECCSNTASEGSSTTQEATTMEDQADGATRDFSSAESLGSDSTIVDFSREIDSCENLDDDDDDTECQIEGKDDEREGVNKIEEDMKEESVDQALLRVKQDNSLDNILPALPEDLDIPAPLGNSEEADEEDTDDSDESDEELRSYNVQEQSEESEEEFTTVPVVVSERSSAHHLRSLLKMPSLLTQSFCDELERKKKAVSFFDDVTVFLFDQESPTGELGEYTFPPGTELNDQAAVDEQPRPHRINDSEHSSDENALEEVGAFELEEDFPSPTIEPASDGTSTPPNSPVKSPEEKPAPQFSRFSVSRFSITQVSDSDIDATGGSSADGDRE from the exons ATGCAGTTCCTGGAGGAGGCCCAACCTTACCG TACTCTCCATCATTCGGCCCTCCTGCAGTGCCTGGCCCAGTGCACGGAGGTCACACCCTATCTGCTGATTATGGAATACTGCCCCCTG GGTGACGTTAAGGGGTACCTCCGCAGCTGCAGAGCGTCAGACTCTGCCACCCCCGACCCTTTGATTCTCCAGCGAATGGCTTGTGAAATTGCCTCTGGCCTTCTGTATCTCCACAAACATAATTACATTCACAG TGACCTCGCTCTTAGAAACTGTCTACTCACTTCAGAGATGACAGTGAAGATTGGAGACTATGGCTTGTCCCACAGCAGGTACAGG GATGACTATTTCGTGACGGCAGATCAGATTTGGGTGCCTCTACGATGGATTGCCCCAGAGCTCATTGACGAAGTCCACGGAAACTTGCTAGTTGTGGATCAGACCAAGGCCAGCAACGTCTG GTCGCTGGGTGTGACAATCTGGGAGCTGTTTGAACTAGGGAACCAGCCATACAGACACTATTCTGACAGGCAGGTGTTGACTTATGCTGTGAAGGAACAGCAGCTGAAACTGCCAAAGCCTTTGCTGAAAGTGCCACTGTCTGACCGCTG GTATGAAGTAATGCAGTTCTGCTGGCTGCAGCCAGAGCAGAGGCCTATGGCAGAGGAGGTACACCTACTGCTGAGCTACCTGTGTGCTAAGGGTACCAGTGAGGCAGAGGAGGACTTTGAGAAGCGCTGGAACTCCCTCAGACCCAGCCTTGGTACTGGCAGCGCCCATAGAACCCCTGCAACATCTGAGGTAGCTTCATCTACGTCCTCCTTCCCACTACTAGAGCACTTCACAGCTGATAGCTTCCAGTCAGAGAATGGTGATGACATTCTGACAGTTACTGAGACTAGTCATGGGCTCAACTTTGAATACAAGTGGGAGCAGGCTCGAGCTGAACAGCCCTACTGCTCCTCATCTGCCAGTGGGCCTCTGGGCCGGAGTAATCCACATTACCAGGATATCTACTATCCTCTCAACAGTACAGCAGGAAGCTGCAAAAGGGAAAGTCTCACTCTAGGAGTTTCCCCTTCCTACTACGAGTCAGATCACCCTGGGGTGGTCCCGGTACTCAGCGCACACAGTCCGTCCGTGAGTAGTGAGTACTACATCCGCATTGAGGAACCTGTAGAGTGCAATATAAATCTGGAGGAGAGCACTCTTGACTTTAGTCCAGGAGTCGAAGCCAGCAATAGTTGCTTCTCCCCAAACAACACAGAAAATCCCACAGAGGCTCAAAGAAACACATACTGGTCAGCAGCAAAAGACTCTAAAAGCAGTGCCTGTGATTCAGATGGTAGCCCAACTATTGCCCTCACTTTGATGCCCCTCCAGAGGGAAGATCTAAGCCCTCTGGAGTCTGTAGATCAATCAAATCAATACTTCTCTCCCAATGACAGGGAAAGATTCCACTGTGAAGAGTCAATCTCAGCAGAACTGGAAGCTCACTTGAAAAGGGGCCAACCATCTGATTCGCATCTAGGGTCTGGGAGCCACCGCTACACAGTTGTACAAGATGGCCCACGTGGTGTATCAGTCTCACTGAGCAGCCCCAGTCTGGGACACTGTGACCCCTACCTCGAGGCGAGCCAGAGGATTGCTGAAAAAAGTACAGCAAATGAGACCTATTATGATATGATGGGCAACTTGCACAAGAATATGCCCAAGCCTCACTATATGAGCATAGATATAGAAGCTGGCGATGGTCTTCTTATGGGTGCTGGTGACCCAGAAGACGATAACAATATGTTTACAGAAAGTGAAGCAACTAACTGGACCTCAAACCACTCTGCAAATAACAATAGCCTAAATTTTGATGGCAGACAATCCAGGGGTTATAACGATGCCTATCTCGATTTACACCAAGCCACACCTTCCTCACGTGTACAGAACTCAAGGCCACGGACAAAAGAAGAACGGGGTGATTCCAAAAGTAATCCCTTCAATACTTACAGAACAAACCCATACATGGATGCCACAGGTAGCAATCTGTCCTCTGTTAACATTCCATATGCCGATTCAGAATGTGGATCATACATACGGTTGTGTTCTGAGGAAAGGAAAGAAGCAGAATCATTTCATTCAGCCCCAGAAAAACACCAAGTTATTAATCCTGCCCAGAAAATGGCTCCTCATTTGCATGTCAAAGAGAATAGGATATACCTCCCAATAGGGGCCTACACCAGTAAGAATCCAGTTTCTCTTCCAGCTGAGACGGCAGTGACTCAAGAGGAATTGCTCACTGACAGAAGCACAAGCCCTGCACAAGACATAAAATTGCGATCAGAGGGTCCTGCAGCACTCAGTGGGAAGAAGATTCCATGCCCTAAGGCTCTGTCTGAATGTGTCTTAGAGTGCAGTCAGACAGGGGACAGCTGGGTGGAGCCCAGCTGCTCCAGCATTAGCCTGGTGGACATTGATGACTGCAGTGATGATGACATGACAGACATAACCTCTAGTGTCTTTCCCGAATCTCCTGTGGACTACACAGAAGTGGGCGATGATGATTTGGTACAAAGATCTTTGCACAGAGAGATACGAAATCATGACACTGAGGACATTATCGACCTTGCATCCAGCAGCAGTCCATGTGAGGCCTTCATACCCGATGCTTACAACATGTCCCTCCAACCCAAATCGCTGGACAGTGGCTATGACACAGAGAACAACGAGTCTCCCGAGTTTGTCATGAGGGACCTGGAGGGGAAGCCTGTCCTCAGTACTAGTATGGAATCTGAGTGTGAAATGCTTCTTCAGATGGACCTTGAAGATGACGTCAGTGACGTAGTCAGTAGTAATTGCAATCTGGAGTTGAGGAGCCTTGGTGAGAGGAACCAATACAGAGACTCGGCTTATTTCTCTGACTACGACACTGAGAATGACAGGAGTCCCTGTGAAGGAGGAAGCACCTTCTTCGACATCCAAGTGGAGGATGAGGTGTTTGGACACAAACCTGTAAAAGACATCACTCTCAGGAAGgctgggagagagggagaattcCCAGTGAACCAGAGGGAGGAGGGGTATCAGTTTGCAAGGCTGACAAACAGTACAGATGATGCTGTGCTCAGTGCCAAACAGTTGGGTCTTGAGAGGAAAAACATGGAGTCTGAGCTCGGTTCATGTCCTGCGACAGCTCCAGGGATAACCATGCTGTCCCCCTTTCCTCCAGAGATGGGAGGATGTTTGACCAAGGAGTCTGCTCCAGATGACGGCCTTGGGCTCGAATCGGAGCACTCTGGAGAAGATCCAGCTTCTGAGTGCTGCTCCAACACAGCCTCCGAAGGCTCGTCCACAACACAGGAAGCCACAACGATGGAGGACCAAGCTGATGGTGCCACCAGAGACTTCTCATCTGCAGAGTCCCTGGGTTCAGACTCCACTATAGTGGACTTCAGCAGAGAGATTGACAGCTGTGAAAAcctggatgatgatgatgatgatactgAGTGTCAAATTGAAGGAAAGGATGATGAGAGGGAAGGAGTGAACAAAATAGAGGAGGATATGAAAGAGGAGAGTGTAGATCAAGCACTTCTGCGGGTCAAGCAGGATAATTCTTTGGACAACATTCTACCTGCCTTACCAGAGGATCTGGACATACCAGCACCCCTAGGAAACAGTGAGGAAGCCGATGAGGAAGACACTGATGACAGTGACGAGTCTGACGAAGAGCTGCGGAGCTACAATGTGCAAGAACAGAGTGAGGAAAGTGAGGAGGAGTTCACTACTGTGCCTGTGGTGGTGAGTGAGAGGAGTAGTGCTCACCATCTTCGGAGCCTACTCAAAATGCCCTCACTTCTCACTCAGTCCTTTTGTGATGAGTTGGAGCGCAAGAAAAAAGCGGTCTCCTTCTTTGATGACGTCACAGTGTTCCTTTTTGATCAg GAGAGCCCTACAGGGGAACTGGGGGAATATACATTTCCACCAGGGACAGAACTTAATGACCAGGCTGCAGTAGATGAGCAGCCTCGACCACATAGGATTAATGACTCAGAACACTCCTCAGATGAGAATGCCTTGGAAGAAG TTGGGGCCTTTGAACTGGAGGAAGATTTTCCCAGTCCTACAATAGAACCTGCTTCTGATGGTACCAGCACACCCCCCAACTCCCCAGTCAAGTCTCCTGAGGAGAAACCAGCACCTCAGTTTTCCCGCTTTAGCGTTTCCCGCTTCTCCATTACACAGGTGTCTGACTCAGACATAGATGCCACGGGAG GAAGCAGTGCGGATGGAGATCGGGAATGA
- the aatka gene encoding serine/threonine-protein kinase LMTK1 isoform X1 produces MTSPAFVVAMSSAFLNPGFAFSSHFDSGGAPLSELSWPSSLAVVAVSFSGLFTFVFLMLACLCCKKGDISFKEFENTEGEEYQADLSTLASPGSQDGPDVYILPLTEVSLPVAKQPGRSIHLLKSTDLGRHSLLYLKEIGHEWFGKVLLGEVNAGLNTTQVVVKELKSSASVQDQMQFLEEAQPYRTLHHSALLQCLAQCTEVTPYLLIMEYCPLGDVKGYLRSCRASDSATPDPLILQRMACEIASGLLYLHKHNYIHSDLALRNCLLTSEMTVKIGDYGLSHSRYRDDYFVTADQIWVPLRWIAPELIDEVHGNLLVVDQTKASNVWSLGVTIWELFELGNQPYRHYSDRQVLTYAVKEQQLKLPKPLLKVPLSDRWYEVMQFCWLQPEQRPMAEEVHLLLSYLCAKGTSEAEEDFEKRWNSLRPSLGTGSAHRTPATSEVASSTSSFPLLEHFTADSFQSENGDDILTVTETSHGLNFEYKWEQARAEQPYCSSSASGPLGRSNPHYQDIYYPLNSTAGSCKRESLTLGVSPSYYESDHPGVVPVLSAHSPSVSSEYYIRIEEPVECNINLEESTLDFSPGVEASNSCFSPNNTENPTEAQRNTYWSAAKDSKSSACDSDGSPTIALTLMPLQREDLSPLESVDQSNQYFSPNDRERFHCEESISAELEAHLKRGQPSDSHLGSGSHRYTVVQDGPRGVSVSLSSPSLGHCDPYLEASQRIAEKSTANETYYDMMGNLHKNMPKPHYMSIDIEAGDGLLMGAGDPEDDNNMFTESEATNWTSNHSANNNSLNFDGRQSRGYNDAYLDLHQATPSSRVQNSRPRTKEERGDSKSNPFNTYRTNPYMDATGSNLSSVNIPYADSECGSYIRLCSEERKEAESFHSAPEKHQVINPAQKMAPHLHVKENRIYLPIGAYTSKNPVSLPAETAVTQEELLTDRSTSPAQDIKLRSEGPAALSGKKIPCPKALSECVLECSQTGDSWVEPSCSSISLVDIDDCSDDDMTDITSSVFPESPVDYTEVGDDDLVQRSLHREIRNHDTEDIIDLASSSSPCEAFIPDAYNMSLQPKSLDSGYDTENNESPEFVMRDLEGKPVLSTSMESECEMLLQMDLEDDVSDVVSSNCNLELRSLGERNQYRDSAYFSDYDTENDRSPCEGGSTFFDIQVEDEVFGHKPVKDITLRKAGREGEFPVNQREEGYQFARLTNSTDDAVLSAKQLGLERKNMESELGSCPATAPGITMLSPFPPEMGGCLTKESAPDDGLGLESEHSGEDPASECCSNTASEGSSTTQEATTMEDQADGATRDFSSAESLGSDSTIVDFSREIDSCENLDDDDDDTECQIEGKDDEREGVNKIEEDMKEESVDQALLRVKQDNSLDNILPALPEDLDIPAPLGNSEEADEEDTDDSDESDEELRSYNVQEQSEESEEEFTTVPVVVSERSSAHHLRSLLKMPSLLTQSFCDELERKKKAVSFFDDVTVFLFDQESPTGELGEYTFPPGTELNDQAAVDEQPRPHRINDSEHSSDENALEEVGAFELEEDFPSPTIEPASDGTSTPPNSPVKSPEEKPAPQFSRFSVSRFSITQVSDSDIDATGGSSADGDRE; encoded by the exons TCCACCTGCTGAAGTCAACAGACCTTGGGCGCCACAGTCTGCTTTACCTGAAGGAAATTGGCCATGAATGGTTTGGAAAG GTTTTGCTGGGAGAAGTGAATGCTGGACTCAACACCACTCAGGTGGTTGTGAAGGAGCTGAAATCAAGCGCCAGCGTACAGGACCAGATGCAGTTCCTGGAGGAGGCCCAACCTTACCG TACTCTCCATCATTCGGCCCTCCTGCAGTGCCTGGCCCAGTGCACGGAGGTCACACCCTATCTGCTGATTATGGAATACTGCCCCCTG GGTGACGTTAAGGGGTACCTCCGCAGCTGCAGAGCGTCAGACTCTGCCACCCCCGACCCTTTGATTCTCCAGCGAATGGCTTGTGAAATTGCCTCTGGCCTTCTGTATCTCCACAAACATAATTACATTCACAG TGACCTCGCTCTTAGAAACTGTCTACTCACTTCAGAGATGACAGTGAAGATTGGAGACTATGGCTTGTCCCACAGCAGGTACAGG GATGACTATTTCGTGACGGCAGATCAGATTTGGGTGCCTCTACGATGGATTGCCCCAGAGCTCATTGACGAAGTCCACGGAAACTTGCTAGTTGTGGATCAGACCAAGGCCAGCAACGTCTG GTCGCTGGGTGTGACAATCTGGGAGCTGTTTGAACTAGGGAACCAGCCATACAGACACTATTCTGACAGGCAGGTGTTGACTTATGCTGTGAAGGAACAGCAGCTGAAACTGCCAAAGCCTTTGCTGAAAGTGCCACTGTCTGACCGCTG GTATGAAGTAATGCAGTTCTGCTGGCTGCAGCCAGAGCAGAGGCCTATGGCAGAGGAGGTACACCTACTGCTGAGCTACCTGTGTGCTAAGGGTACCAGTGAGGCAGAGGAGGACTTTGAGAAGCGCTGGAACTCCCTCAGACCCAGCCTTGGTACTGGCAGCGCCCATAGAACCCCTGCAACATCTGAGGTAGCTTCATCTACGTCCTCCTTCCCACTACTAGAGCACTTCACAGCTGATAGCTTCCAGTCAGAGAATGGTGATGACATTCTGACAGTTACTGAGACTAGTCATGGGCTCAACTTTGAATACAAGTGGGAGCAGGCTCGAGCTGAACAGCCCTACTGCTCCTCATCTGCCAGTGGGCCTCTGGGCCGGAGTAATCCACATTACCAGGATATCTACTATCCTCTCAACAGTACAGCAGGAAGCTGCAAAAGGGAAAGTCTCACTCTAGGAGTTTCCCCTTCCTACTACGAGTCAGATCACCCTGGGGTGGTCCCGGTACTCAGCGCACACAGTCCGTCCGTGAGTAGTGAGTACTACATCCGCATTGAGGAACCTGTAGAGTGCAATATAAATCTGGAGGAGAGCACTCTTGACTTTAGTCCAGGAGTCGAAGCCAGCAATAGTTGCTTCTCCCCAAACAACACAGAAAATCCCACAGAGGCTCAAAGAAACACATACTGGTCAGCAGCAAAAGACTCTAAAAGCAGTGCCTGTGATTCAGATGGTAGCCCAACTATTGCCCTCACTTTGATGCCCCTCCAGAGGGAAGATCTAAGCCCTCTGGAGTCTGTAGATCAATCAAATCAATACTTCTCTCCCAATGACAGGGAAAGATTCCACTGTGAAGAGTCAATCTCAGCAGAACTGGAAGCTCACTTGAAAAGGGGCCAACCATCTGATTCGCATCTAGGGTCTGGGAGCCACCGCTACACAGTTGTACAAGATGGCCCACGTGGTGTATCAGTCTCACTGAGCAGCCCCAGTCTGGGACACTGTGACCCCTACCTCGAGGCGAGCCAGAGGATTGCTGAAAAAAGTACAGCAAATGAGACCTATTATGATATGATGGGCAACTTGCACAAGAATATGCCCAAGCCTCACTATATGAGCATAGATATAGAAGCTGGCGATGGTCTTCTTATGGGTGCTGGTGACCCAGAAGACGATAACAATATGTTTACAGAAAGTGAAGCAACTAACTGGACCTCAAACCACTCTGCAAATAACAATAGCCTAAATTTTGATGGCAGACAATCCAGGGGTTATAACGATGCCTATCTCGATTTACACCAAGCCACACCTTCCTCACGTGTACAGAACTCAAGGCCACGGACAAAAGAAGAACGGGGTGATTCCAAAAGTAATCCCTTCAATACTTACAGAACAAACCCATACATGGATGCCACAGGTAGCAATCTGTCCTCTGTTAACATTCCATATGCCGATTCAGAATGTGGATCATACATACGGTTGTGTTCTGAGGAAAGGAAAGAAGCAGAATCATTTCATTCAGCCCCAGAAAAACACCAAGTTATTAATCCTGCCCAGAAAATGGCTCCTCATTTGCATGTCAAAGAGAATAGGATATACCTCCCAATAGGGGCCTACACCAGTAAGAATCCAGTTTCTCTTCCAGCTGAGACGGCAGTGACTCAAGAGGAATTGCTCACTGACAGAAGCACAAGCCCTGCACAAGACATAAAATTGCGATCAGAGGGTCCTGCAGCACTCAGTGGGAAGAAGATTCCATGCCCTAAGGCTCTGTCTGAATGTGTCTTAGAGTGCAGTCAGACAGGGGACAGCTGGGTGGAGCCCAGCTGCTCCAGCATTAGCCTGGTGGACATTGATGACTGCAGTGATGATGACATGACAGACATAACCTCTAGTGTCTTTCCCGAATCTCCTGTGGACTACACAGAAGTGGGCGATGATGATTTGGTACAAAGATCTTTGCACAGAGAGATACGAAATCATGACACTGAGGACATTATCGACCTTGCATCCAGCAGCAGTCCATGTGAGGCCTTCATACCCGATGCTTACAACATGTCCCTCCAACCCAAATCGCTGGACAGTGGCTATGACACAGAGAACAACGAGTCTCCCGAGTTTGTCATGAGGGACCTGGAGGGGAAGCCTGTCCTCAGTACTAGTATGGAATCTGAGTGTGAAATGCTTCTTCAGATGGACCTTGAAGATGACGTCAGTGACGTAGTCAGTAGTAATTGCAATCTGGAGTTGAGGAGCCTTGGTGAGAGGAACCAATACAGAGACTCGGCTTATTTCTCTGACTACGACACTGAGAATGACAGGAGTCCCTGTGAAGGAGGAAGCACCTTCTTCGACATCCAAGTGGAGGATGAGGTGTTTGGACACAAACCTGTAAAAGACATCACTCTCAGGAAGgctgggagagagggagaattcCCAGTGAACCAGAGGGAGGAGGGGTATCAGTTTGCAAGGCTGACAAACAGTACAGATGATGCTGTGCTCAGTGCCAAACAGTTGGGTCTTGAGAGGAAAAACATGGAGTCTGAGCTCGGTTCATGTCCTGCGACAGCTCCAGGGATAACCATGCTGTCCCCCTTTCCTCCAGAGATGGGAGGATGTTTGACCAAGGAGTCTGCTCCAGATGACGGCCTTGGGCTCGAATCGGAGCACTCTGGAGAAGATCCAGCTTCTGAGTGCTGCTCCAACACAGCCTCCGAAGGCTCGTCCACAACACAGGAAGCCACAACGATGGAGGACCAAGCTGATGGTGCCACCAGAGACTTCTCATCTGCAGAGTCCCTGGGTTCAGACTCCACTATAGTGGACTTCAGCAGAGAGATTGACAGCTGTGAAAAcctggatgatgatgatgatgatactgAGTGTCAAATTGAAGGAAAGGATGATGAGAGGGAAGGAGTGAACAAAATAGAGGAGGATATGAAAGAGGAGAGTGTAGATCAAGCACTTCTGCGGGTCAAGCAGGATAATTCTTTGGACAACATTCTACCTGCCTTACCAGAGGATCTGGACATACCAGCACCCCTAGGAAACAGTGAGGAAGCCGATGAGGAAGACACTGATGACAGTGACGAGTCTGACGAAGAGCTGCGGAGCTACAATGTGCAAGAACAGAGTGAGGAAAGTGAGGAGGAGTTCACTACTGTGCCTGTGGTGGTGAGTGAGAGGAGTAGTGCTCACCATCTTCGGAGCCTACTCAAAATGCCCTCACTTCTCACTCAGTCCTTTTGTGATGAGTTGGAGCGCAAGAAAAAAGCGGTCTCCTTCTTTGATGACGTCACAGTGTTCCTTTTTGATCAg GAGAGCCCTACAGGGGAACTGGGGGAATATACATTTCCACCAGGGACAGAACTTAATGACCAGGCTGCAGTAGATGAGCAGCCTCGACCACATAGGATTAATGACTCAGAACACTCCTCAGATGAGAATGCCTTGGAAGAAG TTGGGGCCTTTGAACTGGAGGAAGATTTTCCCAGTCCTACAATAGAACCTGCTTCTGATGGTACCAGCACACCCCCCAACTCCCCAGTCAAGTCTCCTGAGGAGAAACCAGCACCTCAGTTTTCCCGCTTTAGCGTTTCCCGCTTCTCCATTACACAGGTGTCTGACTCAGACATAGATGCCACGGGAG GAAGCAGTGCGGATGGAGATCGGGAATGA